One segment of Deinococcus sp. Leaf326 DNA contains the following:
- a CDS encoding (2Fe-2S)-binding protein produces the protein MNVTMTVNGKTYTREVEPRRLLVQFLREDLALTGTHVGCDTSQCGACTVHVGGDAVKSCTLLAVQVGDLPVTTIEGMGTPGDLHPLQTGFWEQHGLQCGFCTPGMIMASAELLRHNPQPSEEEIRFHLEGNYCRCTGYHNIVKAVQQAAGAIREAAPGQSQAADD, from the coding sequence ATGAACGTGACCATGACCGTGAACGGCAAGACGTACACCCGTGAGGTGGAACCCCGCCGGCTGCTCGTGCAGTTCCTGCGTGAAGACCTGGCCCTGACCGGCACGCACGTAGGCTGCGACACCAGCCAATGCGGCGCCTGCACCGTGCATGTGGGCGGCGACGCGGTCAAGAGCTGCACCCTGCTGGCCGTGCAGGTGGGCGACCTGCCCGTGACGACCATCGAGGGCATGGGCACGCCCGGCGACCTGCACCCCCTCCAGACGGGATTCTGGGAACAGCATGGCCTGCAGTGCGGGTTCTGCACCCCCGGCATGATCATGGCCTCGGCCGAACTGCTCAGGCACAACCCGCAGCCCAGCGAGGAAGAGATCCGCTTCCACCTGGAAGGCAACTACTGCCGCTGCACGGGCTACCACAACATCGTCAAGGCCGTACAGCAGGCGGCCGGAGCCATCCGCGAGGCCGCGCCCGGCCAGTCGCAGGCCGCCGACGACTGA
- a CDS encoding NAD(P)/FAD-dependent oxidoreductase, with amino-acid sequence MKTLILGAGYAGLAAATKLKPIPEMETLLVEQNAFHTFETRLHEAAAHNTPVTLPLTPLLRGTGVHLEQASVESVNLDEKEVQLKDGRVLTYDTLVVGLGSVTNFYRIPGLAENAAELKQLSDADDIFNFVNRVYADGYQGNRDIVVGGAGLTGVELVTELAQRAEQLSKERGVPPFKIHLVEAGPKILPVLDDALRAKAQKTLEEYGINILIGHRLMQATADSVTVQTQDGEQKVIPAGKIIWTGGIQARDIVKGEKLEKGPGGRVAVDAELRAKNYPDVFVIGDMGLALNQEGKPVPTTAQHAGQQGRLTGKNLMRLAKGEELTPYEPTSLGEFVSLGGLMAVGWMKLPWNQKLAITGGLAHVMKRASEWRWRVSID; translated from the coding sequence ATGAAGACCCTGATTCTTGGCGCAGGCTACGCTGGCCTCGCCGCTGCGACCAAACTCAAGCCCATTCCGGAAATGGAAACGCTTCTGGTCGAACAAAACGCCTTCCACACCTTCGAAACCCGGCTGCACGAGGCGGCGGCGCATAACACGCCCGTCACGCTGCCCCTGACCCCCCTGCTGCGCGGTACCGGCGTGCACCTCGAGCAGGCCTCGGTCGAGAGCGTGAATCTCGACGAGAAGGAAGTGCAGCTCAAGGATGGCCGCGTCCTGACCTACGACACGCTCGTCGTGGGCCTGGGCAGCGTCACGAACTTCTACCGCATTCCCGGTCTGGCCGAAAACGCCGCCGAGCTCAAGCAGCTCAGTGACGCCGACGACATCTTCAACTTCGTCAACCGCGTGTACGCCGACGGCTACCAAGGCAACCGCGACATCGTGGTCGGCGGCGCGGGCCTGACGGGCGTGGAACTTGTCACCGAACTCGCGCAGCGCGCCGAGCAGCTCAGCAAGGAGCGCGGCGTGCCGCCCTTCAAGATCCACCTCGTGGAGGCTGGTCCCAAGATCTTGCCGGTGCTCGACGACGCCCTGCGCGCCAAGGCCCAGAAGACGCTGGAGGAGTACGGGATCAACATCCTGATCGGCCACCGCCTCATGCAGGCGACCGCCGACAGCGTGACCGTCCAGACCCAGGACGGCGAGCAGAAGGTTATCCCCGCCGGCAAGATCATCTGGACCGGCGGCATCCAGGCCCGCGACATCGTCAAGGGCGAGAAGCTGGAGAAGGGCCCCGGCGGCCGCGTCGCCGTAGACGCCGAACTGCGCGCCAAGAACTACCCCGACGTGTTCGTCATCGGGGACATGGGCCTGGCCCTGAACCAGGAGGGCAAGCCCGTGCCCACCACCGCGCAGCACGCAGGCCAGCAGGGCCGCCTGACCGGCAAGAACCTGATGCGTCTGGCCAAGGGTGAGGAGCTGACCCCCTACGAGCCGACCAGCCTGGGCGAGTTCGTCTCGCTGGGCGGCCTGATGGCCGTGGGCTGGATGAAGCTGCCCTGGAACCAGAAGCTCGCCATCACTGGCGGCCTCGCCCACGTCATGAAGCGCGCCTCCGAGTGGCGCTGGCGCGTCAGCATCGACTGA
- a CDS encoding ATP-binding protein, whose translation MTPTLLVVSGLPAAGKTTLAAPLARTLGWPLVTKDDYKGLLYAHLPELPQAQGGPLSFALMFHVAEVILSAGGSLVLETHFHRGVSEPHLLALAGTSGARLLQVYCGAPLELLRTRHAARVAAGTRPGIDLPFDHADLPPHAGWSPLDLSAPLLRLDTAQPGTLEQARRWVAEQNGEGQSPTQ comes from the coding sequence ATGACCCCTACCCTCCTGGTCGTCTCGGGCCTGCCTGCCGCCGGCAAGACGACGCTTGCCGCGCCGCTGGCCCGGACCCTCGGCTGGCCACTGGTGACCAAGGACGACTACAAGGGCCTGCTCTATGCCCACCTGCCCGAGTTGCCCCAGGCTCAAGGCGGCCCGCTGAGCTTCGCGCTGATGTTCCATGTGGCTGAGGTGATCCTCTCGGCAGGCGGAAGCCTGGTGCTCGAGACGCATTTTCACCGGGGCGTCAGTGAGCCGCACCTCCTGGCGCTGGCCGGGACCTCGGGGGCGCGCCTGCTCCAGGTGTACTGTGGGGCGCCGCTAGAGCTCCTGCGCACTCGCCACGCCGCGCGGGTCGCCGCTGGCACCCGCCCCGGCATCGACCTGCCCTTCGACCATGCCGATCTGCCGCCCCACGCGGGCTGGTCGCCGCTGGACCTCTCTGCCCCGCTGCTGCGGCTCGACACGGCGCAGCCCGGCACGCTGGAGCAGGCGCGGCGGTGGGTGGCCGAGCAGAACGGCGAAGGCCAGTCGCCTACCCAATAG
- a CDS encoding AAA family ATPase — translation MPSLFVFSGLPGTGKSTLARALAGHLGAAYLRVDTVEAALLNAGQTGITVEGYAVEYAVAADNLSLGLSVVADCVNPVSETRDAWAEVARQSGATLFDIEVICSDPAEHRRRVEARHASGQDHTGQWAPPTLADLERYGREYQPWTTPRLVVDTAQGTPGSDFRRLLAGLGLPTLAP, via the coding sequence GTGCCGTCATTGTTCGTCTTCTCTGGCCTACCCGGCACGGGCAAGAGCACGCTGGCCCGCGCCCTCGCGGGGCACCTGGGCGCGGCGTACCTGCGCGTAGATACGGTCGAGGCCGCCCTGCTGAATGCCGGACAGACAGGGATAACGGTCGAGGGCTACGCGGTGGAGTACGCCGTCGCCGCCGACAACCTCAGCCTGGGCCTGAGCGTGGTGGCTGACTGTGTCAACCCCGTGTCCGAGACGCGGGACGCCTGGGCTGAGGTCGCGCGGCAGAGCGGGGCCACCCTGTTCGACATTGAGGTGATCTGCTCGGACCCGGCCGAACACCGGCGGCGGGTGGAGGCGCGCCACGCCTCGGGGCAGGACCACACCGGGCAGTGGGCCCCGCCGACCCTGGCCGACCTGGAACGTTACGGGCGCGAGTACCAGCCCTGGACCACGCCCCGGCTTGTCGTCGACACGGCGCAGGGCACGCCGGGCTCCGACTTTCGGCGGTTGCTCGCAGGGCTGGGCCTCCCCACACTGGCCCCATGA